The stretch of DNA AGGAGAAAACGAAATTAGAGGTTTAGGTATTGCTTTACGAGGCTTACGAACAATATTTAACAATTATTCTTCTCTAAATTTATTTGAACTAGATAATAAAAATATTATTGATAAAATAATAAATGAGCAAAACTTTTTAGAAGGCAAAAATCAATTAAAAACTTTATATCAATATAGCAAAGAAAAACAGATAAACACTGAAAATATAAAATTTTTAAGAAAAAATTCTAAAACAAAAAATAAAACGATTAACCTGGAGGAAAAATGAAAATAGGAATATATGGTGGTAGTTTTAATCCGATTCATAAGGGTCATATCGCATTAGCTAAATTTGCAATTGAAAACTTACAATTAGATAAGTTGTTTTTAGTTCCAGCAAATAAAAGCCCTGATAAAAAGGAAGTTGAATATGCCTCCAGCAAAGACCGTATTAACATGATTAATTTAGTTTTAGAAGATAAAATGATTCTTTCTGAATTTGAAATAAAACGTGGTGGTGTTTCTTACACTAAAGATACTATAAATTACTTTAAATCTAAATTTCCCAATGATGAATTATATTTTTTTATTGGAACAGATAATATTAATGGTTTAAATAAATGAGAAGGAATAGATTTAATGGCTAAACAAGTTAGATTTGTTGCTTTTCAAAGAGACAAAGAATTTTCTAAAATAAATGTTAAAAAATATAATGTTTTGTTATTAGATAATCCAATATACAAATATTCTTCTACTGATTATAAGAATGGTAATTTAGACATGGTCGAACCACAAGTACAAGAGTATATAGGTGAAAATTTCTTATATTTTGAAGAGATAGCAAAAGCATGACTTTTTGATAAAAATACTCCTAAAGGTGAACTTGATAGATTTTTACATTTAAAATGAACGGCTGAATTTGCTGCAGAATTAGCAAAACTTAATAATTACAGAATTAAATACGCATATCAAGCAGGAATGGCTCATGATATAACCAAAAAATGATCTGTAGAAAAATCATACGATTTTTTATCAAAATACGGCCATGACAAGAATAATTTAAAAGAATATGAACTTCATCAAACTACAGCTTATTATTGATTAAAGGATGTTTATAAATATAAGAATGAAGAAGTTTTAAACGCAATAAGAAAGCACACAACATTAGATTTTGAGCTA from Mycoplasmopsis arginini encodes:
- a CDS encoding nicotinate-nucleotide adenylyltransferase — encoded protein: MKIGIYGGSFNPIHKGHIALAKFAIENLQLDKLFLVPANKSPDKKEVEYASSKDRINMINLVLEDKMILSEFEIKRGGVSYTKDTINYFKSKFPNDELYFFIGTDNINGLNKWEGIDLMAKQVRFVAFQRDKEFSKINVKKYNVLLLDNPIYKYSSTDYKNGNLDMVEPQVQEYIGENFLYFEEIAKAWLFDKNTPKGELDRFLHLKWTAEFAAELAKLNNYRIKYAYQAGMAHDITKKWSVEKSYDFLSKYGHDKNNLKEYELHQTTAYYWLKDVYKYKNEEVLNAIRKHTTLDFELTLLDKILYVADKISKGRAWSGIEKYRKLSLNNLEEGFAAIVTKCADYESKERGVVFSKKQKEIYKKWGK